The sequence CAGTGCAATGTAGCGGAAGCCGTGCACCTGGCTCGATATGCAATCTCAGCGGTTCCTGGGTTTCGACCCGATCAATATAAACAACCCGGTCCCCCTCCAGCACGGTCAGATTGCAGGTTTCTCCGATTGATTGGACCAGCGAACGCAATATTGCGCGACACGTACGTCTAAAACCGTTGTTGCCCAACGTTGCTAAAGCCAACTGGGTGGCGCGAGGTCCCAGCACATAGCCGTGTTCACCCGGAAGAATTAGTAGGTAATTGTTGGCGATCAAGGTTTCCAACAGACGTGCCAACGTAGCCTTTGGGATATTTAGCCGGGTTGCCAGTTGCGACGCAGTGATCGGTTGGGTTGCGGCAGCTACCCTTTCCAGCACAGTGATTACCCGCATCACGCGGGCTTCAAGATGCTGTATCTCCAAAGCATTTTTTGTTTTTATATCGTCCATGGTCCACGGTTTTGAGTCAAAAAAGCGATTTATCGTCTCATTAAGCCCGACTTGATAAAAAATAAGTTGAGAGCATCAGATCTTGCTTGTATTGATGGTGACAGGACGTAATTACATGACTGCTGCATACAACACACTTTAAAGTTTATACCTCGGAATTTAAGTTTATTCAATCGTCCACTATATCGGGTAATTGACGATGCTAAGCGCTTAAGAAGTATTGAGGATAGCCGAAAATAGGGCGTTTGATCAGAAGAACAATAGGGTGCATTAATCAGCCAAGTGCAATGACTAAAGGCGCATGGAGCAATGCTCTCAACGGTTACTCACCGCCGCTCATCCATTGTTGTAGTTCGAGGGATTGGCCGGTTCAAGGAAAAGGACACGTAGTATGCAAACATATGATTATGTGATTGTTGGTGCAGGTTCGGCCGGGTGCGTTTTAGCAAATCGCTTGAGTGCTAACGGCAAATATACCGTTTGCTTATTAGAGGCGGGTCCTCGTGACCGGTATGGCTGGATACACCTTCCTATCGGTTATGCCAAGACAATGTTCCACAAAACCTATAACTGGGGGTTCTACACCGAACCAGAACCAAACCTCAATGATCGTAAGATTTATTGGCCGCGCGGTCGTACCTTAGGCGGCTCAAGCTCTATTAATGGATTGGTCTATGTGCGCGGTCAAAAACGCGATTACGACCATTGGGCCGCGTTGGGCAACACCGGCTGGAGTTGGGACGACTGTCTGCCATACTTTAAGCGGCTCGAACACAACGATCAGGGCGAATCAGCGACCCGCGGCGGTGATGGCCCAATATGGGCAACCACTATTCCGGGCAATAATAAACTGGTTGATGCTTTTATTGCTGCATCAAAACAGAACGGCGTGCCAGTGGTGGCCGATTTCAATACCGGCGAACAGGAAGGTGTGGGGTATTTTCAGTTGACCACCCGTAATGGCTTACGCTGTTCGACCGCGGTTGCTTACCTGAATCCCGCACGCAAAAATAACAATCTGCATATTGAAACCGATGCGCAGGCCACACTGATTCAGTTTCAAGGTACACGGGCGATCGGCGTGGCCTACCGAAAAGGTGGGCAAGCGCAGGAAGTCCGTGCCGCGCGCGAGGTGCTTTTGTGCGCCGGCGCGTTGCAATCTCCTCAACTGCTCCAATTATCGGGCGTCGGACCGGCAGCCTTGCTACAAAAATTTGATATTCCTGTCGTGCGTGACTCACCAGGGGTTGGTGCAAACCTGCAAGACCATCTTCAGGTGCGACTGATGTACGAGGTGAGTGAAAAAATTACCACCAACGACGCGCTCAATTCAATATGGGGAAAAGCCAGGATGGGTTTGCAGTGGTTGACCGCACGGACTGGCCCTTTGGCGCTAGGTATCAATATGGCCGGCATGTTTTGTCGTGCATTACCGGACGAAAACGCAACACCAGATACGCAGTTTCACTTTGCGACCGTGTCGGCTGAACATGCGGCAGGGAATGTTCACGCTTTTTCCGGCTGTACGTATTCCGTTTGTCAGCTACGTCCGGAGTCGCGCGGACATGTCAATATCCAGTCGCGTGATCCATTTACTGCACCGTCGATCCAACCCAACTATCTGGCGACCGAGTTGGATCGTCGCACTACGATTGCAGGGGTCAAGTTTGCGCAACGCGTGGCGAATACCGCGCCGATGAAGCAATACATGAAACGCTCGTATCGACCAACCCCCGATATACAAAGCGACGAAGAAATTCTGGCTTTTTGTCGACAACACGCAACCACCATTTTTCACCCGTCAGGAACCGCCAGGATGGGGCCATCTTCCGACCCGATGGCGGTGGTCGATGCGCGACTTCGGGTTCATGGTATGTCAGGACTTCGGGTTGTCGATTGTGCAATCATGCCGACGCTCATTTCTGGCAATACCAACATACCGACTGTGATGATCGCTGAAAAAGCCGCTGACATGATTCTGGAGGACGCTGCCTCGCGAAGCTACGAGGCAACGCTGAAGATAGACACTGCAAGCGAACAAGGAGCACCCGCAACCATATCTGCGACAGCACTGGTTTAACGTTTTTGAGTTTTTCAGTTTTACAAAACATCCGAATTAATCGGAGAAAAAAGCAGGCGGGGAAAAAATATTCTCCGCATCACCATAAGAACTAACGTTTTTGGAGTGAGACATCATGGCAGCAGACCGCAATATAACAAACGTTACCAATCCAGGTAATAAGGTAACAGATAAAAAAACCCTTCGGCGGGTTGCAATGGCCAGCATCATTGGGGCAACGATAGAGTGGTATGATTTTTTCCTGTACGGCGTCGTCGCCAGTATTGTGTTGAACAAGTTGTATTTTCCGACTGGCGACCCGGCAACTTCCACGATGCTGGCGTATGCCACTTTTGCGGTAGGCTTTATGGCGCGCCCCTTGGGTGGCGTTATCTTTGGCCACTTCGGCGATAAAGTGGGGCGCAAGAGTATGCTGGTGATCACACTCATGATTATGGGCGTCTCCACGGTTGCTATCGGGCTTATTCCGACTTACAACCAAATCGGTTATTGGGCACCTGCATTACTCTTGTTTTTTCGTATTATTCAAGGAATCGGGCTGGGTGGAGAATGGGGTGGTGCCGTCTTGATGGCATATGAATATGCGCCGTCGAATCGCCGCGGTTTTTATACCAGTCTGCCTCAGATCGGATTGTCGCTGGGTGTACTGATTTCTGCCGGTTTCGTGGCGGGACTATCGGCCCTCCTGACTGAAGAACAGTTCATGGCATGGGGTTGGCGTCTTGGATTCGTGTTGTCGTTTGGCTTGGTTTTGTTTGGATTATGGATACGCCTGAAGGTCATGGAAACGCCTGAGTTTGCGCAATTAAAGCAAAATCGTGGTGAAGCCAAGATACCCTTCACCGATATGATCAAGCGCTTCCCAGGCAATATTTTGTTAGGGTTGGGTGCGCGCCATATTGACGGTGTTTTCTTTAATATTTTCAGCGTTTTCTCCATCAGCTACCTCACTAAAACCATCGGGATGACACGTACCGATGCGTTGATAGGTGTGATGATTGGCGCAGCGGTGCTGACCGTTTTTATCCCTATTTTTGGGCGTTTATCCGACAAAGTCGGTCGTCCCGCCTTATACACCTGGGCCTCGATTCTTACTGGCCTGAGTTGCTTCCCTGCATTTTGGATTATGTCGCATGCCGGTGGTAATACCACGTTGATATGGGCCGCGATCGCGGTACCGTTTGGCATTATCTATGCTGCGGTCTACGGCACTGTTGCCGTCTTTCTGTGCGAGCTTTTCGATGCACGTGTGCGCTATACCGGCATTTCATTCGTGTATCAATTCTCTAGCGTGATTGCTGGTGGTGTTACTCCAATTGTGGCGACCATATTATTGACCATGAACGGGGGCAAACCGTGGCTCATTTGCAGCTACGTCTTGGGTACCAGCGTTGTGTCTTCTATTTGTGCTTATGCTATTCGGCGTCGTGCTGTTGCTGCGCGTGCAGCAGGCGTCGAACACTACGGCGAAATTCAGAAGACTTCCCAAGCAGTAACTTCCACCGCTTAATAAGTAGGTCTGACAACCTCAATGAGGAAAATAAAATGACAGAGCATTCACAATATTCAGTCCCCGCATCTACCTTCATTAGCGCGTTCAAACGATGCGGTATTGATTTCATTACGACCGTACCTGATATGTTGCAAATCGCATTGCACCAATCCCTGGACAATCCAGTACATGGTATCAAAGTGGTGAATTGCACCACCGAAGATCAGGCCATTGAAACTGCGGCTGGATTGTATGCCGGTGGGGCGAATTCTGCCGTGCTGATACAAAACCAGGGGTTCTATGCTGGGATTAATAGTGTGCGCGCGTTGGGACTGGACTCTGGAGTGCCACTTTTTTTCGTTATCGGGCAATTTGGACGAGAGTTTTCTAATTTGGGTCAAGATCCGTTGCAGTCCAAACGTCGCATGGTGCGCATGATGGAGCCGCTACTCGACACGCTCGACATTCCCCACTGGCGTTTGGAAGGACCGCAAGACAGCGACAACATCGAGAAAGCATGGTGTGCTTCGCGCGAGCGTAAAGGACCTGCCGCTTTGTTGGTCGGTCACTTTGTAGGCTGGTAGCGGACCGGTAACAGGCAATAAAGGATCTAATGGTCCTTTGTCTCGTTAGTTCCGAAACCCGCGCAACAAGAAAAAACTGTTAACGATGTACCAAGAGGGAATGCATATGATGATGACATTAGAAGCTTGCGAAGTTCTCGCCGAAGTGCGTGGTGACGCAATTGTGGTGTGTACGATGGGCGCGATGAATGCGCTCGATAAATTACCGATATCGCCGCTGACGATGGCCTGCGTACCGTTGATGGGTGGCGCGGCTTCGATTGGACTAGGATTGGCGTTGGCGCGTCCGGAGAAAAAGGTATTCGTGCTAGACGGCGATGCCAGTCTGTTGATGGAGCTTGGCAGTCTGGTATCGGTCGCTCAGGCGGCACCGCCTAATTATTTTCATTTTTTGGTGAATAACGGTGTCCAATTTGCAGGATTAGGCAATTTGGTAACACCAGGACACGGCAGCGCCGATTTTACCGGTCTAGCAAAGTCAGCCGGTTATCGTTCAACGTATCGCTTTACCTCAGTGACAGCGTTAAAAGAAGGAATCAATGCGGTCCTGAACGGTGTCGCGCCCGCGTTTGTTGAACTTGTAGTGGGTTACGATAAACCGGCCCTTGGTATCGACAATCCGTCGATCGAGATGACTGATGCGCGCTTTACCCGCATGGGCGACGAGATCAGGCGAATCAGGGCGCATCTCGGTGTAGAAGCCGAGGTATAACGTTTGATACCTCGCAATACGTCAACATAGGGACATGTAATTCACCGCTAATCCACCCGTTGCCTGTTTTCATTATGTTTTAACCGAACGGGTGGATTTTTCCTTTTCTCTTAGTTACTCTTCTCCTGCCCCTGTCGTAGCCGCGTACTGAACAGCGCAGCCAGCACTAGAATTCCGGCCATGATTAGCAAACCGTTGGTCACTTTGCCGGTAGTCTGCTCAATGATTCCCATCACCGACGGACCGATAAAGCCGCCGATCAACCCGCACGTATTGACCAAAGCCAGACCGCCAGCTAATGCCGGTCCGGCAAGACGGGACGATGGATAAATAAAGATAATCGACTGCACTACAAAAAACATAGACGCTGTCAGGCAGAAACCGATCATTCCAACAAGCGGCCCAGACAAGGCGGCCAGTAGCAAACCGACCGACATGATGATCAAGCCGTTAAACAGTATTTTGCGGCAGCGTTGGGGCGTGTTTGCGTAGCGTGGCAAGATGGCTGCGCCAGCCGCGGCGGCAAGCCACGGTACCGAGTTTAACAAGCCAATTTGCAAAGGCGTCAATTTGGCGTACGTTGCGATAATACTTGGCAGGAAAAAGATCACGGTATATATAGTAATCTGATGGCAAAAATAAACCAAAATCGCAAGCCAGATTTGTTTATCGGCAAGGCATTGTTTGAACGAATGCCCGACTTGTCCGGATTGCATTTGCTCGGCGCGCTCAGCAGCCAGACGTGACTCAATCGTCTGCGCCTCTTGCGGCGTTAGCCAACTCGCGGATGAAGGGCCATCCGGCAATTTCTTCCATACGACAAATGCCAGGACGACCGCAGGCAATCCTTCCAGCATAAACAGCCATTGCCAGCCGTGCCAGCCAAACAGCGTGTCCAACTGGAGTAATGCGCCGCCAACCGGACCGCTAAGAATATTGGCGATACAGACACCGAGTAAAAAATAGCCGGTAGCGCGTACCCGCTCTTCACGGCGAAACCAATACGTCAGATACAACATCACACCGGGGAAAAGTCCTGCTTCCGCAGCGCCAAGCAGCAATCGCATGACATAGAACGACGTTTCTCCCTGTATGAAGGCCATGCTACAGGACAGGATTCCCCAGGTAATCATAATCCGCGTGATCCAGAACCGCGCGCCAACCTTATGCATCATCAGATTGCTAGGAATTTCAAACAAGGCATACGTCAGAAAAAATAACCCGGCACCCAGGCCATACGCCGCCGCCGAGATACCCAGATCAATCCCGATTGCGTGCTTGGCAAGAGCAATGTTGGTTCGATCCAGAAAACTGATCACGTACGCTATCACCAACAACGGCATCAGCTTACGAAACACCGTTCGGTCCAGCGTACTTTGTGTTGAATGCAACATAGTCTGCAATTCTGCATTTGCATTAATTGCCATGAAATGGGTCTCCTCTTAACTCTCAAAATAGTTTAAAACGGTCGCGAGCTTTGTTGCTTCTTATCGACCGCATACAATTACATCCCATCACAAAAAATAGCGGGATGAAGGCTGGCGTAAATAAACGTTTAAAATGCCACGTTATCTTGTCCTTTTAATGCCAGCATAGCGCGAGCTTCTTGTGGTGTTGCCACTTCTAGCGACAGGCCTTCAATCACCTGCCGTATCTTGCGCACCTGCGCGGCGCTTGATTCGGCTAATTGTCCCGGACCGATCCATAGCGAATCCTCAAGCCCGACGCGGACGTTTGATCCTTGCGCCAAGCCGATGGTGGCTAATGGGATCTGGTTACGACCCGCACCAAGAATCGACCATACGTAGTCGTTTCCAAACAACCGATCTGCTGTACGTTTCATGTGGGCGAGATCTTCAGGATGCGCGCCAATGCCACCGAGTAAACCGAATACGCTTTGTACAAAGAAGGGCGCTTTAGCCAAACCGCGATCGGCGAAATGCGCCAGGTTATACAGATGAGAAATGTCGTAGCACTCGTGTTCAAATCGTGTTCCGTTTGCACCGCACGAGGTCAGCACATATTCGATATCGGCGAAGGTGTTCTTGAATACCAGATCACGACTTTTTTCTAAATGTTCACGTTCCCATGGATGCTTGAATTCCTTAAACCGATCAAGCATCGGATACAAGCCGAAATTCATTGATCCCATATTCAGCGACGCCACTTCGGGTTGGAAGCGCAAAGCCGGTTGCAAGCGTTCCTCCACCGTCATGTGCGGACTGCCGCCGGTAGTCAGATTGATCACGGCATCGGTTTCTGCTTTGATCTGTGGCAAAAACTTTTCAAAGACTGCCGGATCTTGGGTCGGCTTACCGTTTTCCGGATCGCGTGCATGTAAATGTATTATTGCGGCACCTTCCCGTGCGGCAGCCAGCGCTGCATCCGCAATTTGTTGCGGTGTGACTGGCAAAAATGGTGACATCGTTGGTGTATG is a genomic window of Glaciimonas sp. CA11.2 containing:
- a CDS encoding choline dehydrogenase, which codes for MQTYDYVIVGAGSAGCVLANRLSANGKYTVCLLEAGPRDRYGWIHLPIGYAKTMFHKTYNWGFYTEPEPNLNDRKIYWPRGRTLGGSSSINGLVYVRGQKRDYDHWAALGNTGWSWDDCLPYFKRLEHNDQGESATRGGDGPIWATTIPGNNKLVDAFIAASKQNGVPVVADFNTGEQEGVGYFQLTTRNGLRCSTAVAYLNPARKNNNLHIETDAQATLIQFQGTRAIGVAYRKGGQAQEVRAAREVLLCAGALQSPQLLQLSGVGPAALLQKFDIPVVRDSPGVGANLQDHLQVRLMYEVSEKITTNDALNSIWGKARMGLQWLTARTGPLALGINMAGMFCRALPDENATPDTQFHFATVSAEHAAGNVHAFSGCTYSVCQLRPESRGHVNIQSRDPFTAPSIQPNYLATELDRRTTIAGVKFAQRVANTAPMKQYMKRSYRPTPDIQSDEEILAFCRQHATTIFHPSGTARMGPSSDPMAVVDARLRVHGMSGLRVVDCAIMPTLISGNTNIPTVMIAEKAADMILEDAASRSYEATLKIDTASEQGAPATISATALV
- a CDS encoding MFS transporter, with protein sequence MLHSTQSTLDRTVFRKLMPLLVIAYVISFLDRTNIALAKHAIGIDLGISAAAYGLGAGLFFLTYALFEIPSNLMMHKVGARFWITRIMITWGILSCSMAFIQGETSFYVMRLLLGAAEAGLFPGVMLYLTYWFRREERVRATGYFLLGVCIANILSGPVGGALLQLDTLFGWHGWQWLFMLEGLPAVVLAFVVWKKLPDGPSSASWLTPQEAQTIESRLAAERAEQMQSGQVGHSFKQCLADKQIWLAILVYFCHQITIYTVIFFLPSIIATYAKLTPLQIGLLNSVPWLAAAAGAAILPRYANTPQRCRKILFNGLIIMSVGLLLAALSGPLVGMIGFCLTASMFFVVQSIIFIYPSSRLAGPALAGGLALVNTCGLIGGFIGPSVMGIIEQTTGKVTNGLLIMAGILVLAALFSTRLRQGQEKSN
- a CDS encoding 3-keto-5-aminohexanoate cleavage protein, which produces MSATRKVIITCAPTGAIHTPTMSPFLPVTPQQIADAALAAAREGAAIIHLHARDPENGKPTQDPAVFEKFLPQIKAETDAVINLTTGGSPHMTVEERLQPALRFQPEVASLNMGSMNFGLYPMLDRFKEFKHPWEREHLEKSRDLVFKNTFADIEYVLTSCGANGTRFEHECYDISHLYNLAHFADRGLAKAPFFVQSVFGLLGGIGAHPEDLAHMKRTADRLFGNDYVWSILGAGRNQIPLATIGLAQGSNVRVGLEDSLWIGPGQLAESSAAQVRKIRQVIEGLSLEVATPQEARAMLALKGQDNVAF
- a CDS encoding IclR family transcriptional regulator, which encodes MDDIKTKNALEIQHLEARVMRVITVLERVAAATQPITASQLATRLNIPKATLARLLETLIANNYLLILPGEHGYVLGPRATQLALATLGNNGFRRTCRAILRSLVQSIGETCNLTVLEGDRVVYIDRVETQEPLRLHIEPGARLPLHCTAGGKLLLAHMSRLERKEILNQLPLPRMTPRTLTDRKALEEELDRLAQQGIGLDNEEFVRGMVGIAVPVLSETGKVAAALVCHSATARASLTDLMAFLPQMKDAARKLRGLFETV
- a CDS encoding thiamine pyrophosphate-dependent enzyme, whose product is MMMTLEACEVLAEVRGDAIVVCTMGAMNALDKLPISPLTMACVPLMGGAASIGLGLALARPEKKVFVLDGDASLLMELGSLVSVAQAAPPNYFHFLVNNGVQFAGLGNLVTPGHGSADFTGLAKSAGYRSTYRFTSVTALKEGINAVLNGVAPAFVELVVGYDKPALGIDNPSIEMTDARFTRMGDEIRRIRAHLGVEAEV
- a CDS encoding thiamine pyrophosphate-binding protein, whose amino-acid sequence is MTEHSQYSVPASTFISAFKRCGIDFITTVPDMLQIALHQSLDNPVHGIKVVNCTTEDQAIETAAGLYAGGANSAVLIQNQGFYAGINSVRALGLDSGVPLFFVIGQFGREFSNLGQDPLQSKRRMVRMMEPLLDTLDIPHWRLEGPQDSDNIEKAWCASRERKGPAALLVGHFVGW
- a CDS encoding MFS transporter, with amino-acid sequence MAADRNITNVTNPGNKVTDKKTLRRVAMASIIGATIEWYDFFLYGVVASIVLNKLYFPTGDPATSTMLAYATFAVGFMARPLGGVIFGHFGDKVGRKSMLVITLMIMGVSTVAIGLIPTYNQIGYWAPALLLFFRIIQGIGLGGEWGGAVLMAYEYAPSNRRGFYTSLPQIGLSLGVLISAGFVAGLSALLTEEQFMAWGWRLGFVLSFGLVLFGLWIRLKVMETPEFAQLKQNRGEAKIPFTDMIKRFPGNILLGLGARHIDGVFFNIFSVFSISYLTKTIGMTRTDALIGVMIGAAVLTVFIPIFGRLSDKVGRPALYTWASILTGLSCFPAFWIMSHAGGNTTLIWAAIAVPFGIIYAAVYGTVAVFLCELFDARVRYTGISFVYQFSSVIAGGVTPIVATILLTMNGGKPWLICSYVLGTSVVSSICAYAIRRRAVAARAAGVEHYGEIQKTSQAVTSTA